The genomic window TTGTTACAGCAAGGGTTCAACCAGCTTGGGAAAGTGGTTCCACTACCAGcttttgtttccagctgctcttcTGCTGAGCAGATTGGGATAGTCTGAACATTTCAAGGAAGCACTTGGAAGCTGAGTCTATGGACAAAACTGTGCTGGATTGTCCCCTTGCACCATCCTGGTGGTTGTTCCTGCCCTTTCCATACAGGGAAGAGCTGGATCAGGGCCACCAGGGCTGCTGAGCTCGGCTCAGTCCCTGGCTTTCCACAGTGTGGAATTTAAGTTCCCTTTTAAGTTGATGTTACCTGAGCaacattcccccttttttgtcACCCTTACCTGCGTTGTCCCTGCCAGTGAAGGAGGGTCAGGTGCAGAGGAGCTGGATCTGGTGCTTGCCGTGGGAGGAGCTCAGCTGCAGTGCTCAGGAAAAAACCTTCATTTTAGATGGTCCCTGAATTTGAAGGCGAGTTCTTCCTCAAACTTTGAGACATGCCTTTGTGATGCTGCTAGCTGATGAAAGTTATTTTTGTCAAACTACTAAGTTtcttattaaaatattatttaaattttaaatttgatGCAGTGACACCTTAATTCTGCCTAATTATTTCTTCCTACATAAAACAGTGAAGCTTTTACTGTAAAAGCATCCTGCCAAATCTTGCTCTTTCCAATCACTGGAACAATACAGGAGCTTTCTTGGCAGAAATTCCTCACAGTAATTTAGTAGTGAGCTACAAAGAGATGGGAAAAGTGGTTTTTATCTCACCAGCTGCATCTGCTGACCCGGGACAGACAGAGCTGGCTGAGCTGAAGGGAGGCTCTGTTTTCCTGTTCTGAGTTCAGACTGAAGTTCCCTGGGAAGCCAGGCTGCCTCTCCCCTCGCTGTTGGGGCTTCCTCTGTTCATCAAATGAGGGAGATCCACAGGATTCCTGtgtgctctgctgccaggacctccagtgctgctcagGATCCTGCTCCTGGGCACAGAGCAGTTCCTGGGGTCAGCACTGAGGGGATGGGCAGGAGGCTGGAGCACTTGGAGggcagctggaagcagagcccacagcagcacaggtcTGAAAGAGAGCCTGAAACTCTGCAGCAGTCCAGTGCTATCAGGCCTAAATCCATGCAGAAAGTCAGGAGAATTTGGGTTGCATTTCTCTGCACCCCTCACTCCCACCATTGACAGCCGTGGCCTAAGAATACACACCCTGGGCTAAAATAACAGGATTACAGGGTTTTGGAATGCAGTTGCTGAGCCACAGCAGGACAGCAGCCTGGCCAGCCACCTTGGAATggcaacagcagcaggaagcagctgTGCAGGACACAGGGAGCAGGTTTAACCTTGCTGGTGGCATCAGCCAGGACCAGCTTTAGGAGTCTAACCCTGGTCAATGCTCAGCTGAGCCCTGTAAGTGGTACAAGCTCAGTGTCCAGACAGCTCTGTCCACACTGCAGTCAGGCACTCTGTGGGTCCAGGGCtttggaagaggaggaggaagacttTGCAGGATGGGATTGGATCATCACCAAGCTCTCCATGCAGCAGGGGCACGCCTTGGGTGGCTCCCAGGAAGGCCACCACAGCTGGGGGGTCACTTCAGCCCTTAGCAGGGGAAAGGAGACAAAACAGAGCTGACACCAGAGAACCAGTGTGCACAGGGAAGGTTTATTCTCATCACTAACACCTGGGAAGTGGTTTGGAGGAACAAAGTAATTGTCAGACTGGGAGgaaaagcaggtttttttcctcccataaaCAAGATAGCTGTAAAGAAACCTAAACCACAACAGCTGCTCACAGTGGAGTCCACAGGATTCCTCCAGCTCCACCCATGTGCAAAACCAGCTCTTCCCATTAATATAAGAATAAATTCCTTTGCTCTGGGACTACAGCCAGACCAAACCCTACTAGCAGCCactcaaaggaaaagaaaaaaaccaacaaaataccCAAACAAAATATATCTTCTTAATAAAAAGCATAAACCACTTCAGTTCCTGCAAGCACTCTGCTCACAACATCATTCCTGCCCTGCATCCCCACCCCATACTGGGGGGCTCCAGGGAAAAAGGACATCAAGACAGCAGCAATACATGTGTGAAAAGGTGACCAGAcagactgggaggggacacagtaCCTGCAGACAGACACTGGCAGCCACCCACCCACGGGGAGaggacacagccctgctgcagcctccagctgaaaccaggagcttccccagggccagcagctctTTTTCAGGACATCTTCCAGCAAAACACTGCATGGGACAAGGGCCCCTTCCTCAGGGCAGCGCCAACACTGTCAGAACAAAGAGGTAGGGCTGAACTCACCCCTTCTGGCAGCTCGAAGGGTTTCCAAGGAATaaacccccagccccatttgcTATGGCTGTACCATCAAGCACCCAGACAACAACCCAGATCATCCACAGGGCTTATTTTGGATTGGCAAAATCCCTACAGGTGGGTGAGGCTCCCCCTCTGCCCCGAGTGCTGGCACAGTGAGACCACGTGCAGTGCTGGTGACAGGACCCACCCAGGACACTGCACCCGAGGGGTCtgcaggacacagcagcagcaaggggctgctctgctccagctggtcTCAGAGCATGAGGGGAGCCTGACAGCTGGGACAGGCAGAGGACACTGGGAACCAGAGACCAAACATGCTTCACTTGGCTCCCAGCAGACAGAATTCACCTGTGAGTATGGGCTGCCCTCACCCCAGATTTGGAAGAGCCTCCCAGCCAAAGGCTCCTTCTGCCAGCCCCCACCTCTGCTCAGGCACGTTCTATTCAcacaggaaacattttttttctcataaagTGCAAGAACTTTGCCTCTTACTGACTAGTCAACTAGAAGCATCACAGCCCTcacagcagggagcagcaggcaggggagCAACACCCCACGTTCAGGAGCTCCCAACACACAGGTCACTTCAGCAGGACCTCTGGCTCAGACATGGCCCTGTAGAGCACGAAGCCCATCTCATCGATTTCCTCTTCCAACAGCCCAGAGAACAGGTTGATTTTGGGGTTGAAATAGGAAGGCAGGACCCCTTTCTCCAGGTAGGCCACCAGCTCCTCAAGCACCTGCTGGAACCTGTCAGCAAGGCTTTCCTCTGCCCAGTCTGAAGCAGTGTCACTGAGGTGCAGGATGACGTGGGTCACGGGGCTGCCGCCCAGTTtgtgcaggctgggctggctccTGCAGATGCCATTCAGGATGCGGAGGCAGAGCTGCCGAGCCCCGGAGTCACCGGCATCCAGCTCCTTCACCCTCGAGACCTCCGCCCTGTAAAAGCTCTCCAGCCAGAGGTTTTCCACCAGTCCTTCAGGAGGAACAGCCAGAAGAACCTTGTCCTCCATTTCCACCACTGGGAAGAGGGTGATGCTCAGCTCAACCTGATCGTGTTTGACTTCCAGCTTCAGGTCTCGGGAGGCCACGACGGGGTGgatggcacagcccagcaggccACCGATGGCCGGCCAGTTGATGGAGGCCACCAGCAGCTTGTGGAGGGTCTCGTTGAGCACACTGGAGGAGAGGTAGCGGCCCACGATGAACCTGTCCCAGGGGCTGCACCCGCGAGGGAAATAGCCCAGATCAATCCTCTTGATCATCCAGTGCTGGGGGTTCCTCACCACAGTGTCCTCTCCTGAGATGAGGCTCCAGAGCCCAGCGTCGAGGACCACGGGGAGCATGAGGTGGATGTGGTCAGCTGCCAGGACCTCGAGGCCGTCGAGCAGGGCTCCGCTGAGGAAGAAGCGGCCGAAGGGCAGCTCCGGGCACTTGCTCCGCAGGAAGTTCTGCAGGTGGGTGCAGATGCTCCTGGCCAGCTGCGGGATGAGGGACACTTGGATCTCAGGCACGgccagctggctgctgtgtGAGAGGAGCTTCTCCTGCAGCGTGAGGCAGCGCCCAGGGCTGGACTTGACCTGAGGAGCCTCCAGAagggcagagcagcccctgggatcTGTGAGCAAGGAATGAAGTCACAGCTCTGAGTAGATCATTTGCAATCCTCAGCAGCAGAGGGGAAGGCACGAGTTGGGTGCCCAGCTCTCAGCCCACCCCTCTGGAGGTGACACTGACCTTGCCAAGGGCCCCCGCCAAGCCCTCTGATGCTAATGGCACTTCCCAGCCCCCCAGAGCCCAAACCAACCTCAAAACCTGATTGTTCCCAGCCTCACTTCTCAGCTAGAGATGGGAACCAGGCAAGGGACTTGCTGCCAGggtcagagaatcacagaatatgctgagttggaacgGACCCACAAAGGACccacaccccaacaatcccactgtgtccctgagagcgttgtccaaacaatcctggagctctggcagccttggggtcgtgaccattccctggggaacctGGTCAGCACtcgaccaccctctgggggaagtgCCTTTTTCCTAATAACCGGCCTAGgcttcccctgacacagctcctgctgttccctcatgtcctgtcactggtcagcagaagatcagtgcctgcccctccaccTCCTCACACAAGGATCCTACAAACGATCCTGCTCTGGGTCCAGTATCTATCCAGTATGGCCTGGACCGAGCTGGGCCTGTTTCCCACTTGGAAAAACACCATCTCCGTGGGAAGCCAGAcaaggcagcctttgtctgTGGCAGCTCCCGAGAACACCttcctgcaggcagagctgaccCAGAAAACGAGCACAGCCAACACCACTCCAGAGGAAACAACCCCGACAGCCCCCGCCctgcagcgctggccgggacaCCCTGGGTGTTATCAGAGCTCCTGTTTCCACGGGCATTGCCTAAAAAGGGGCCGTGGCTGAGGAGCCTCCCAGGAGGGCAGGCTCAGTCGGGTCAGCTTTCCGGACACCGAGCTAAAAATAACATGGAGCTCCCGAACTGCCGGGAGCAGCGGCACAGCCACCCCGAGCACATCAAGGTGATCTTCCTGGCTGGGCACAGTGAGCCTCACCTGGCACCAGAGGCCGAGCTGGAGAGAGCAGAGGCTCGCTGAGGTCTTCTCTTCTCTGCTTcttggggggttttggtggtGTCTTGATCAATGCCAAGTCCTGCCAGCTCTCCTCCAGGGACTTCTGCTCAGCTTTGGGATCGCCTTCATCCCGAGGGCTGGTGGCTCGGTCGATCagctggagggaaggaaaaccCAAGCAGACAAGCTGTTGTCTTTGTTTCCCACAAATTATGGGTGACAACAGCCCCTCAGGAGCACACACATGGGGGGACAGCCCCACTCAAGGCTTCTGCTCAGAAAAACACCCAGTTTGGGGGGCCACAAAGGTGCACATCATGTTCCTGCAAGTTTTACGTGGGAAAGAGATACCCAAATACAAGTTAAGTCCCAGGTGCCTTTTGGGATGGGATACTGTATCCCAAATGCGCCAGGCAAACGGAACATGGAGGTATGGATGGTCCCACAGGGTGGGAGCGGGCAGCTCCATGCCCACggcactgctgccagcaccgGTGGCATTTGTGCCACATGCAAGGAACCAGCTCAGGAGCAGACATGGAGGTTTGTGGCACATCTTGCCCCACCACACTGGGGCCAGCCCAGCTCTCTGGGCACCTTCCCGCGCTCTGATCCCCGCCCCAGCCTTACCCTCTTGACGGCCAGCGTGGCGATGGCCAGCACGGCCGCGCCGCTGACgcccagcaccagcctggcGTTGGCCAGCAGCACGTCGAACACGCTGCCCAGCCCGTCGATGACACTGCCCAGCCCGCCGTTCTCCTGCCGCCTGCCCCGCTGGTGCCAAAACGCCGCCATGGTCGCCCTGCGGAGAACAGGAGCGTCAGcccgggctgggggagctgtctCCCCGGGACAGACGCGGACGAGAGGGTTTGGGGAACAAGGGGCTCCCCTGGCACGCTTTCCTCCGGGACAAAGGCTCTCGCCGCCGCCGGGACGCCTGGCTGCGGCGAGGGAGCAAGGGTCACCCGGAGAAGCGACACCCCGGGgaagggacaccccagggaaggaagaggcactccagggaaggaagggacaCCCCAGAGAACGGGTACCCCCGGGAAGGGACAGCCCAGGAAAGGAAGGGGCATCCCGGACAAGGAGCGGACACGCCGGGGAAGAGTCACCCGCTCCTCACCCGGCCCTGCCGCAAAGCCTCGCGAGGCACCTGCGGCGCTGGGGCGGTACCGGGGCCCCGGGAGGGGAGCCCCTCCTCCACCCCACCGAGCGAGGGGAGGCGGCCGGGGACCGGCACCGAGACCggcaccgggaccgggaccgggaccggcaccggcaccggcaccgggagcAGGACCCGCGCCCCCCCGCCCGCACTCACCGCGCGCCCCCGGCGCGGCCCCAGCCAATGGGGGCGCGGCGCAGCGaggccccgcccgcccgcgcgcGGAAGTggcgcgcggccccgccccgccccggtgCGTCacggccgggggcggggcctggcggGGCGCGGTGCCGCCGCAGGGTCCCCCCGCCCTTCCGCCATGGCGGCCACCGGCGTCCTGCCCTTCGTCCGCGGCGTCGATCTCAGCGGCAACGACTTCA from Aphelocoma coerulescens isolate FSJ_1873_10779 chromosome 14, UR_Acoe_1.0, whole genome shotgun sequence includes these protein-coding regions:
- the MIEF2 gene encoding mitochondrial dynamics protein MID49; this translates as MAAFWHQRGRRQENGGLGSVIDGLGSVFDVLLANARLVLGVSGAAVLAIATLAVKRLIDRATSPRDEGDPKAEQKSLEESWQDLALIKTPPKPPKKQRREDLSEPLLSPARPLVPDPRGCSALLEAPQVKSSPGRCLTLQEKLLSHSSQLAVPEIQVSLIPQLARSICTHLQNFLRSKCPELPFGRFFLSGALLDGLEVLAADHIHLMLPVVLDAGLWSLISGEDTVVRNPQHWMIKRIDLGYFPRGCSPWDRFIVGRYLSSSVLNETLHKLLVASINWPAIGGLLGCAIHPVVASRDLKLEVKHDQVELSITLFPVVEMEDKVLLAVPPEGLVENLWLESFYRAEVSRVKELDAGDSGARQLCLRILNGICRSQPSLHKLGGSPVTHVILHLSDTASDWAEESLADRFQQVLEELVAYLEKGVLPSYFNPKINLFSGLLEEEIDEMGFVLYRAMSEPEVLLK